Proteins co-encoded in one Plasmodium berghei ANKA genome assembly, chromosome: 11 genomic window:
- a CDS encoding choline/ethanolaminephosphotransferase, whose protein sequence is MGIIFKLNKNAYSNCKSYSYKRGGHSLFEKLCEPYWNFCVKLIPKSVTANLLTLLGFICSTLAFFLMYMFDINNKKYDHIYIYMGILLFLYSTLDSIDGKQARRTNTSSALGQLFDHGCDAITSVLFIIVGVKSMGLTNGCALFWIIGYIQLLTYIVSWLEHYTKTFNTANGPFGVTEITFFGIALCVFRGLKGPGIYQKLTFKNIIPAKIHSFFGYSLLSLSLSTILIVVSFLSIAPSIANFIYKGITNAKKKKKEASLLLALYAGFILSEYYFYRTTITPQNELICFLILAIYSAFYTLHMHLSTLLKIKMPYVPIPIIVYYTFVALLFVKRTMKPKFLNVAALTENNILYYILGFGLFYLFDYSYTVITNICKELGISFLFVKRKKK, encoded by the exons atggggattattttcaaattaaacaaaaatgcCTACTCCAATTGTAAATCTTATTCATATAAGAGGGGAGGGCACTCTCTATTCGAGAAATTATGCGAACCGTATTGGAATTTTTGCGTTAAACTAATTCCAAAG TCCGTAACGGCCAATCTATTGACATTACTAGGATTTATATGTTCAACGTTGGCATTCTTTCTCATGTATATGTTTGACATAAACAATAAGAAGTATGatcacatatatatatatatggggatcttattatttttatattca ACCTTGGATTCCATTGACGGAAAACAAGCAAGAAGAACAAACACAAGTTCTGCATTAGGGCAACTTTTTGATCATGGATGTGACGCAATTACTTCA gttttatttattatagtTGGTGTTAAATCTATGGGTTTGACCAATGGATGTGCATTATTTTGG ATTATTGGATATATTCAATTATTAACTTACATTGTATCG tGGTTAGAACATTATACAAAAACATTCAACACAGCCAATGGACCTTTTGGAGTAACTGAAATTACTTTTTTT gGAATAGCATTATGTGTTTTTAGAGGATTAAAAGGACCAGGAATATATCAGAAATTAACctttaaaaacataattcCAGCCAAGATACA CTCCTTTTTTGGATATTCCTTATTAAGTTTATCATTATCTACCATATTGATTGTTGTATCTTTCTTGTC TATTGCCCCATCCATTGctaatttcatatataaaggAATTACAAACGccaagaaaaagaaaaaagaagCATCAT tACTCTTAGCATTATATGCCGGATTTATCTTATCagaatattatttctataGAACAA caATAACACCCCAAAATGAATTGATATGCTTCCTAATCTTAGCCATATACTCAGCCTTTTACACATTACACATGCATTTATCCACACTTTTAAAG attaAAATGCCATATGTCCCAATTCCAATAATAGTCTATTACACTTTTGTGGCTCTCTTATTCGTCAAAAGAACAATGAAACCAAAATTCTTAAATGTTGCAGCACTTACtgaaaacaatatattatattacatTTTAGGGTTTGGATTATTTTACTTATTTGACTATTCATACACTGtaataacaaatatttGCAAAGAGCTTGGCATTAGTTTCTTATTtgttaaaagaaaaaaaaaataa